The Cylindrospermopsis curvispora GIHE-G1 genome contains a region encoding:
- a CDS encoding peptidoglycan-binding domain-containing protein, translated as MLSMAYRPIPQVTRHQGMEIAQVTGVGSINRPMLKIGSQGESVSELQATLALLGFYSGPVDGVYRDSTAKAVSQFKQVVGLAPDGIVDTITWQKLFPSVSNIGTTTPRNNPENRQPTTRNGGEGNSNNNITGKTTQPRQVVTKPPTRPIMVFKPTPVSQRNPKIQYTPAGWPILRLGNTGAEVTKLQRLLRALGFFPSPIDGKFSVALERAVKAAQLRYGLTADGVAGQQTWEVFIQRLPRLP; from the coding sequence ATGTTGTCTATGGCATACAGGCCAATTCCCCAGGTTACTCGTCACCAAGGTATGGAAATTGCCCAGGTAACTGGAGTTGGTAGTATCAACCGTCCCATGCTAAAAATTGGTAGTCAGGGTGAATCAGTATCAGAATTGCAAGCAACACTGGCACTTTTGGGTTTCTATTCAGGACCTGTGGATGGGGTTTATCGAGACTCCACAGCCAAAGCAGTTTCTCAGTTCAAGCAAGTAGTTGGTCTTGCTCCTGATGGTATTGTGGATACCATAACCTGGCAGAAACTTTTCCCCAGTGTGTCAAATATTGGCACCACTACCCCCCGTAATAACCCTGAGAATAGACAACCTACCACAAGAAATGGTGGAGAAGGTAACAGTAACAACAATATAACAGGGAAAACTACTCAGCCTCGACAAGTTGTTACTAAGCCACCCACCCGACCAATCATGGTTTTTAAACCCACTCCTGTTAGTCAGCGAAATCCTAAAATTCAGTATACCCCAGCTGGGTGGCCCATTTTGCGTTTGGGCAATACTGGTGCGGAAGTGACAAAATTACAAAGACTGCTCCGAGCTTTAGGATTTTTCCCTTCCCCTATAGATGGTAAGTTTAGTGTCGCTCTTGAGAGAGCAGTTAAAGCAGCTCAACTCCGTTATGGTTTGACTGCAGATGGTGTAGCAGGTCAACAGACTTGGGAGGTTTTTATCCAACGATTACCTAGACTACCTTGA
- a CDS encoding phage holin family protein codes for MKHLLLTWIGTALALLVTSKFVPGFTITSPVAALIAAVIIALVNAIVRPILNILAFPVTFLTFGLFSFVINALCLLLASKIAATSGFRIDGFVPALVGSIVLSIASTLINYFMRLIV; via the coding sequence ATGAAACACCTTTTACTAACTTGGATCGGCACAGCATTAGCACTGTTAGTTACATCTAAATTTGTTCCTGGCTTTACGATTACTAGTCCGGTAGCTGCGCTAATCGCGGCGGTCATTATCGCACTTGTCAATGCTATTGTTCGTCCAATTTTGAATATTCTGGCATTCCCAGTTACTTTTCTCACTTTTGGATTATTCAGTTTTGTTATTAATGCTTTATGTCTTTTGTTAGCTAGTAAGATAGCTGCTACTTCTGGTTTTCGGATTGATGGTTTTGTGCCTGCTCTTGTAGGGTCTATTGTTTTGTCAATTGCTTCCACACTAATTAACTACTTTATGCGATTAATCGTTTAG
- a CDS encoding cobalamin biosynthesis protein gives MQQVWVGIGCQKGVSCLLIELGLNKVCQKYRIDPRTIDRIATIESKASELGLVEFCLKNNFRLQTFSSTTLSSISVPNPSEIITKIMGTPSIAEAAALLCAAQNNSRAKLLVPKEIFRLPDQGAITIAVATRA, from the coding sequence TTGCAGCAGGTCTGGGTAGGTATTGGTTGTCAAAAGGGGGTTTCCTGTCTGTTGATTGAGCTGGGACTCAACAAAGTGTGCCAAAAGTACAGGATAGATCCTCGGACTATAGACCGGATAGCCACTATTGAAAGTAAAGCGTCAGAGCTGGGACTAGTCGAATTTTGCTTAAAAAACAATTTCAGATTACAAACCTTTAGCTCAACCACCCTATCAAGTATCAGTGTTCCCAATCCCAGTGAAATAATTACCAAAATTATGGGAACACCAAGCATAGCAGAAGCAGCAGCTCTTCTTTGTGCTGCTCAAAACAATTCCAGAGCCAAGTTGTTAGTTCCCAAAGAAATTTTCCGTTTACCAGACCAAGGAGCTATTACCATAGCTGTTGCTACAAGAGCTTGA
- a CDS encoding Mo-dependent nitrogenase C-terminal domain-containing protein has translation MTTTDTQSIIFATLVDHRLNGKKSRHKLDLLKPIRQWLDDIEIKNSQVARLIAKLIPAQCPFERDITLFNRKIGHIPPLCKLNPLYDQFVGLRFRALCYLADECGEDIGFYC, from the coding sequence ATGACCACGACAGATACCCAATCTATAATTTTTGCCACCTTGGTTGACCATAGACTAAATGGTAAAAAATCAAGACATAAATTGGATTTACTTAAGCCCATACGTCAATGGCTAGATGACATAGAAATTAAAAATTCTCAAGTTGCACGTTTGATAGCTAAATTGATTCCTGCCCAATGTCCTTTTGAGCGAGACATTACATTGTTTAATCGCAAAATCGGTCACATTCCACCTCTGTGTAAACTCAATCCGCTGTATGATCAATTTGTGGGGTTGCGGTTTCGCGCTTTGTGTTACTTGGCTGATGAATGTGGGGAAGATATTGGGTTTTACTGCTAA
- a CDS encoding creatininase family protein: MLLHLSTWLEVEKYLESSSGIIIPIGSTEQHGPTGLIGTDAVCAEFISHGVGEATQAMVGPTINIGMALHHTAFPGTISLRPSTLILVVKDYLTSLAKAGFSKFYFINGHGGNIATLKAAFSETYAYLEDMQTKNFQKVQCQLGNWFMCSSVCKLAKELYGDKEGSHATPSEVALTQYIYPQAIKQSFLAPDVAGGHRIYGPRDFRLRYPDGRMGSHPHLATPEHGKQFYHLAVEELSASYSKFLDQD, from the coding sequence ATGCTGTTACATCTAAGCACATGGCTAGAAGTTGAAAAATATCTAGAAAGTTCCTCGGGGATTATTATTCCTATTGGTTCTACAGAGCAACATGGACCAACGGGTTTAATTGGCACTGACGCAGTATGCGCCGAGTTCATATCCCATGGTGTGGGGGAAGCAACACAAGCTATGGTGGGACCTACCATTAATATTGGTATGGCATTACATCATACTGCTTTTCCCGGTACTATCAGTTTACGACCTAGCACACTAATTTTAGTAGTCAAGGATTATCTAACTAGTTTAGCAAAAGCAGGTTTTAGCAAGTTTTATTTTATTAATGGACATGGCGGCAATATTGCCACTTTAAAAGCAGCTTTTTCCGAAACCTATGCTTATTTGGAAGATATGCAAACAAAAAACTTCCAGAAAGTGCAGTGTCAACTGGGTAATTGGTTTATGTGTAGTTCCGTATGCAAGTTGGCAAAAGAGTTGTATGGAGATAAAGAGGGTTCCCATGCTACTCCCAGTGAGGTAGCACTAACCCAATATATTTATCCCCAAGCAATTAAACAGTCTTTTCTTGCACCGGATGTTGCAGGTGGTCACAGAATTTACGGACCTAGGGATTTTCGTTTACGTTATCCCGATGGCCGTATGGGTTCCCATCCCCACTTAGCTACTCCTGAACATGGCAAGCAGTTTTATCATTTGGCCGTGGAGGAGTTAAGTGCATCATATTCCAAGTTCCTTGACCAAGATTAA
- a CDS encoding malic enzyme-like NAD(P)-binding protein, which translates to MTNLTPNSSFSVTLRLKIPNRVGMLASVTQAIALTGGNIGQIDLIEQTRHDSIRDITVDAASGEHGETIVNSIKELADIQIINVYDRTFNLHEGGKISIASRIPLKTVSDLAMAYTPGVGRICQAIAQKPEEVYRLTIKQNTVAIVTDGSAVLGLGNLGPQAALPVMEGKAMLFKEFASIDAFPICLDTQDTEEIIRAVKNIAPVFGGVNLEDIAAPRCFEIERRLQSELDIPIFHDDQNGTAIVTLAALLNALKLVNKSINQIRIVINGAGAAGIAVARLLRKAGAEQIWMCDSQGIISTNRTDLNPEKLEFAVKAQGTLVGATQGADVFIGLSKPGVLTPEMVKSMTKDAIVFAMANPIPEIQPELAPKNVAVMATGRSDYPNQINNVLAFPGVFRGALDCRSRVITSNMCLEAAKAIASLVNTSDLNREYIIPSVFDNRVASAVAAAVKQAARAEGNAQA; encoded by the coding sequence ATGACAAACCTGACCCCTAATTCCAGTTTCAGTGTAACCCTACGTCTCAAAATTCCCAACCGGGTGGGAATGTTAGCATCTGTTACCCAGGCGATCGCCCTGACTGGCGGTAATATTGGACAAATAGATTTAATTGAACAAACTAGACATGACTCCATACGTGATATTACTGTAGATGCAGCAAGTGGTGAACATGGTGAAACGATTGTCAATTCGATCAAAGAACTGGCAGATATCCAGATAATTAATGTCTATGACCGAACTTTTAATTTACATGAAGGTGGAAAAATCAGTATTGCTAGTAGAATCCCCCTCAAAACTGTTTCTGACTTGGCTATGGCCTACACTCCAGGGGTGGGGAGAATTTGTCAGGCGATCGCTCAAAAACCTGAGGAAGTTTACCGTTTGACTATTAAACAAAATACTGTTGCTATTGTCACCGATGGTAGTGCAGTCCTAGGGTTGGGTAATCTCGGTCCTCAAGCTGCTTTACCAGTAATGGAGGGTAAAGCAATGTTATTCAAGGAGTTTGCTAGTATAGATGCTTTTCCTATTTGTTTAGACACCCAAGATACTGAGGAAATTATTAGAGCGGTTAAAAATATTGCTCCCGTATTTGGCGGTGTTAATTTGGAGGATATCGCCGCACCTCGATGTTTTGAAATTGAACGGAGACTGCAATCGGAATTAGACATTCCTATTTTTCATGATGACCAAAACGGTACTGCTATTGTAACTTTAGCTGCTTTACTAAATGCTCTAAAATTAGTTAATAAGTCTATTAATCAAATTCGAATCGTGATTAATGGTGCTGGCGCTGCAGGAATAGCCGTGGCCCGCTTACTGCGCAAAGCTGGTGCAGAACAAATCTGGATGTGTGACTCTCAGGGAATCATATCTACTAATCGTACGGACTTAAACCCAGAAAAACTGGAATTCGCAGTTAAAGCTCAAGGAACCCTAGTTGGCGCTACCCAGGGTGCAGACGTGTTTATTGGTTTGAGTAAACCTGGCGTTTTAACACCGGAAATGGTCAAGTCTATGACCAAAGATGCTATCGTTTTCGCTATGGCTAATCCTATACCGGAAATTCAACCGGAATTAGCGCCTAAAAACGTTGCGGTCATGGCCACAGGACGCAGTGATTATCCCAATCAAATTAATAATGTTCTCGCCTTTCCTGGAGTATTTCGCGGGGCTTTAGACTGTCGTTCTAGAGTTATTACTAGTAACATGTGCTTAGAAGCTGCTAAGGCGATCGCCTCTTTAGTGAATACCTCAGATTTAAACCGAGAATATATTATTCCCTCTGTGTTTGATAACCGGGTTGCTAGTGCTGTTGCTGCTGCTGTCAAACAAGCTGCACGAGCAGAGGGCAATGCCCAGGCCTAA
- the miaE gene encoding tRNA-(ms[2]io[6]A)-hydroxylase encodes MLSSPLPVINALKQPTTSAWVEQSISNLDVILLDHSHCERKAAGVALNFMFRYPSLAKLVKELTRIAKEEIEHFELVNQWLERKNIPLAPLSPPPYGARLKAEVRRKEPEHFLDNLLVTGLIEARSHERLGLLAANCPEPELAKFYRDLMDSEARHFGTYWILADTYFNREEVIKRLDELGTIESEILQTLHPNPRIHS; translated from the coding sequence GTGTTAAGTTCACCATTGCCAGTTATTAATGCACTCAAACAACCTACTACTAGTGCTTGGGTAGAACAGTCCATCTCTAATTTAGACGTGATTCTACTTGATCATTCCCACTGTGAACGTAAAGCAGCAGGAGTAGCCTTGAATTTTATGTTTCGTTATCCTTCCCTAGCTAAGCTAGTAAAGGAACTAACGCGGATAGCAAAAGAAGAAATAGAACATTTTGAACTAGTTAACCAATGGTTAGAACGGAAGAATATTCCTCTAGCTCCCCTGTCACCACCACCATACGGAGCAAGATTAAAAGCGGAAGTGAGAAGAAAAGAGCCAGAGCATTTTTTAGACAATTTACTAGTAACAGGTTTAATAGAAGCTCGCAGTCATGAGAGATTGGGTTTATTAGCAGCTAACTGTCCAGAACCAGAACTGGCTAAATTCTATCGGGACTTAATGGATTCAGAAGCCAGGCACTTTGGTACTTATTGGATACTAGCAGATACATATTTTAACAGAGAGGAGGTGATAAAAAGACTAGACGAGTTGGGGACAATAGAAAGCGAAATTCTACAGACCTTGCACCCAAATCCCAGAATACACAGCTAA
- a CDS encoding SDR family oxidoreductase translates to MTKIRDKTILITGASSGIGAACATVFGRENYRLILAARRLENLECQAQQLYELYKTETHLLQLDVRDRAAVKLAIGSLPSPWSEVDILINNAGLSRGLDKLHLGDIEDWEEMIDTNIKGLLYLTRYVLPGMVDRGSGHIINIGSIAGHQTYPGGNVYCGSKAAVKAISEGLKLDLLGTPIKVTSIDPGMVETEFSQVRFHGDRERAKKVYEGIKPLTAQDVADVIFFCATRPAHVNINQVILMPVDQASATLVNRQN, encoded by the coding sequence ATGACCAAAATTAGGGACAAAACCATATTAATTACAGGTGCAAGTAGTGGTATAGGTGCTGCTTGTGCTACAGTGTTTGGGCGAGAAAATTACAGACTAATTTTAGCTGCAAGAAGACTGGAAAATCTAGAATGTCAAGCACAGCAGCTATATGAATTATATAAAACAGAAACCCATTTGCTGCAATTAGATGTGAGAGACAGAGCAGCGGTGAAACTGGCAATTGGTAGCTTACCTTCACCATGGTCAGAAGTTGATATTTTGATTAATAATGCTGGGTTAAGTAGGGGATTGGATAAGTTACATTTAGGTGATATTGAAGATTGGGAAGAAATGATTGATACTAATATCAAGGGGTTACTATACTTAACCCGTTATGTCTTACCGGGTATGGTAGACCGGGGTAGTGGTCATATTATAAATATTGGTTCTATCGCTGGTCATCAAACCTATCCTGGAGGGAATGTTTATTGTGGAAGTAAAGCAGCAGTAAAAGCTATTTCTGAGGGTCTAAAATTGGATTTATTAGGAACTCCTATAAAGGTAACCTCAATTGATCCTGGGATGGTGGAAACGGAATTTAGTCAGGTGCGATTTCATGGAGATCGGGAAAGAGCCAAGAAAGTTTATGAAGGAATAAAACCACTAACTGCTCAAGATGTAGCAGATGTAATATTTTTCTGTGCCACTAGACCTGCTCATGTTAATATTAACCAGGTGATATTAATGCCAGTAGATCAGGCCAGTGCAACTCTGGTAAATCGACAAAATTAG